A part of Saccharomonospora amisosensis genomic DNA contains:
- the pdhA gene encoding pyruvate dehydrogenase (acetyl-transferring) E1 component subunit alpha, whose protein sequence is MTETDNTELLRQMLRIRRFEERCVELYSSTAIRGFMHLYIGEEAVAVGVLDALDDEDAVVSTYREHGHALARGLSMESVLAEMFGRTNGCSHGRGGSMHLFDANRRFYGGNAIVGGGLPLAVGLALADAMRGRSPVTVCLFGDGAVAEGEFHECLNLAALWKLPVLFCCENNLYAMGTALGRAQAETDLALRASSYGMPSWPVDGMDVLAVSRAARRAVAAIRGGAGPCFLELRTYRFRAHSMYDAERYRDRSEVEHWKELDPLPRMTELLQESGGFGDEELKLMESDVDSEITAAVAAAEAGPLEPAEELTRFVYSERRP, encoded by the coding sequence ATGACCGAGACGGACAACACCGAGCTGCTCAGGCAGATGTTGCGGATCCGCAGGTTCGAGGAACGCTGCGTCGAGCTGTACAGCTCTACCGCGATCCGCGGCTTCATGCACCTCTACATCGGTGAGGAGGCCGTGGCCGTGGGCGTGTTGGACGCGCTCGACGACGAGGACGCGGTGGTGTCCACCTACCGCGAGCACGGCCACGCGCTGGCGAGAGGGCTTTCCATGGAATCGGTGCTCGCCGAGATGTTCGGCCGCACCAACGGGTGCAGCCACGGCAGGGGTGGTTCGATGCACCTGTTCGACGCGAACCGCCGCTTCTACGGTGGCAACGCCATCGTGGGCGGCGGGCTGCCGCTGGCGGTCGGGCTGGCGCTGGCCGACGCGATGCGCGGCCGCTCACCGGTCACGGTGTGCCTGTTCGGCGACGGCGCCGTGGCCGAAGGGGAGTTTCACGAGTGCCTCAACCTCGCGGCGTTGTGGAAGCTGCCGGTGCTGTTCTGCTGCGAGAACAACCTGTACGCGATGGGGACGGCGCTGGGAAGGGCACAGGCGGAGACCGACCTGGCGTTGCGCGCGTCCTCCTACGGCATGCCGTCGTGGCCGGTGGACGGCATGGACGTGCTGGCCGTGTCGCGGGCGGCGCGGCGGGCGGTGGCGGCCATCCGGGGCGGCGCCGGGCCGTGCTTTCTGGAGCTTCGCACCTACCGGTTCCGGGCTCACTCGATGTACGACGCCGAGCGTTATCGGGACCGCTCGGAGGTGGAGCACTGGAAGGAACTCGACCCGCTGCCGAGGATGACAGAGCTGCTGCAGGAAAGCGGCGGTTTCGGCGACGAGGAACTCAAGCTGATGGAGTCCGATGTGGATTCCGAGATCACGGCGGCGGTGGCGGCGGCGGAGGCTGGGCCGCTCGAGCCTGCCGAGGAGCTGACCAGGTTCGTGTACTCGGAGCGGCGGCCATGA